Proteins from one Leptonema illini DSM 21528 genomic window:
- the ruvB gene encoding Holliday junction branch migration DNA helicase RuvB — protein MAGSTDSSKEIESEEWIRPETLAEFVGQPKLRERLGVALQAAKARSETLDHVLFSGPPGLGKTTLAAILAREMGGRFHSTSAPALTKPGDLARILTLLEEGDILFIDEIHRLQRNCEEILYSAMEDGFIDFILGEGMSARSVKLHLKPFTLVGATTRSGMLSAPLRARFGLHLKLDFYDEESLATIVLRAARIYELQLSQTAASLLASRSRMTPRESLRLLRRVRDYATLARPQSIEPGFIEQCMTSLGIDTLGLNETDRHILHLMAERYRGGPVGLRTIAALIDEEERTIEENHEPFLLRIGLIEKTPQGRVLSASGRRYLGLDPLDAATVKQRNDDDASEDPELPFA, from the coding sequence ATGGCCGGCAGCACAGACAGCTCGAAAGAGATCGAATCCGAAGAATGGATCAGACCCGAAACGCTTGCCGAGTTCGTCGGTCAGCCGAAGCTGCGCGAAAGACTGGGAGTAGCCCTTCAGGCGGCGAAGGCGCGTAGCGAAACGCTCGATCATGTTCTTTTTTCTGGACCGCCAGGACTCGGCAAAACGACCCTTGCCGCCATCCTTGCCCGCGAGATGGGCGGACGCTTTCACTCGACAAGCGCACCTGCGTTAACCAAGCCGGGCGATCTGGCTCGCATCCTCACGCTTCTCGAAGAGGGCGACATCCTCTTTATCGACGAAATCCATCGCCTGCAGCGCAACTGCGAAGAGATCCTCTATTCGGCCATGGAAGACGGCTTCATAGACTTCATTCTCGGCGAGGGCATGTCGGCGCGATCGGTGAAGCTGCACCTCAAGCCGTTTACGCTTGTCGGAGCGACGACCCGTTCGGGCATGCTATCCGCTCCGCTTCGCGCACGCTTCGGCCTGCATCTGAAACTGGATTTTTATGATGAAGAGAGCCTGGCAACGATCGTTCTGCGGGCCGCCCGCATTTATGAGCTGCAACTCTCGCAGACGGCGGCGTCGCTGCTGGCCTCACGCTCCCGCATGACGCCGCGCGAATCGCTGCGCTTGCTGCGACGCGTGCGGGATTACGCTACCCTGGCTCGCCCGCAGAGCATTGAGCCCGGTTTTATAGAACAGTGTATGACGAGCCTCGGTATCGACACGCTTGGCCTGAATGAAACCGACCGGCATATTCTGCATCTGATGGCCGAACGCTATCGCGGCGGTCCCGTAGGCTTACGCACGATTGCCGCTCTGATCGACGAAGAGGAGCGAACAATAGAAGAGAATCATGAACCTTTTCTTTTGCGTATCGGTCTTATAGAAAAGACGCCGCAGGGTCGAGTGCTTTCGGCATCGGGACGCCGATACCTCGGTCTCGATCCGCTTGATGCGGCGACGGTTAAACAGAGAAATGATGACGACGCTTCAGAAGATCCAGAACTCCCTTTTGCGTGA
- the rsmI gene encoding 16S rRNA (cytidine(1402)-2'-O)-methyltransferase, which yields MSQPELVLAGMPLGNSDDVTLRFLSLARSADVVVCESRRTAQTLLKRHGIARPDADFLILDEHSSEADVQDLFGQISAMRQILLVSDAGMPVFCDPGSNMLVKAEQRGWRITVLPGTSALTLATVRAGINGAFFFAGFPPRETAERRRFFQGLGKRAETVVFYETPYRTAKTLEEMKQALPGSEKVFVGIDLSGENERVFRFRLAEAERVAKQIPKGAPVIILDRTREERNA from the coding sequence ATGTCTCAGCCCGAGCTTGTGCTGGCGGGTATGCCTCTTGGGAATTCCGACGATGTGACGCTCCGCTTCTTGAGCCTTGCTCGCAGCGCCGATGTCGTCGTCTGCGAGAGTCGTCGCACGGCGCAGACGCTGCTCAAGAGGCATGGCATCGCCCGGCCCGACGCCGACTTCCTGATTCTGGACGAACACAGCTCTGAAGCAGATGTTCAGGATCTGTTCGGCCAGATCTCTGCGATGCGACAGATCCTGCTTGTATCCGATGCCGGCATGCCGGTGTTCTGCGATCCTGGATCGAACATGCTCGTGAAGGCAGAGCAGCGCGGATGGCGGATTACGGTCCTGCCCGGAACGTCCGCCCTGACCCTGGCGACCGTGCGGGCGGGCATTAACGGCGCCTTCTTTTTCGCCGGATTCCCTCCTCGAGAAACGGCGGAGCGGCGTCGTTTTTTCCAGGGACTTGGAAAAAGGGCCGAAACCGTTGTCTTTTATGAAACGCCGTATCGTACGGCAAAGACGCTTGAAGAGATGAAGCAGGCCCTTCCGGGCAGCGAAAAAGTGTTTGTCGGCATCGATCTGAGCGGCGAGAATGAGCGCGTCTTTCGCTTTCGACTGGCCGAAGCCGAGCGTGTGGCAAAACAGATTCCGAAAGGCGCTCCGGTGATCATACTGGATCGAACGAGAGAAGAACGAAACGCATGA
- a CDS encoding DUF6544 family protein, which translates to MLSFLTSALLLMHGLIHLIGFRRQDLSRPVRSAWLVCAALFVVSAMLVLLTESWWIVSTVALLLSQSLIAFHWKDAKAGTIVNVAVLVVILLGYGEHRFNRLAADELSILESNPIRSGKNPEITQADLKHLPAPVGRWLTRSGVVGQRRITGLSLTQTGEMRTTPDGSWMPFTARQQFRVDAPGFLWMVNVKAAPGIALRGRDLLHSGRGSMRIELLSLFPVADAKGPQIDQGAIVRFLAESIWFPTSALEPYMSWTAVSDSQARVTLKQNAQTVHADFFFDANGDIIAIEADRYMDRNGSSTLERWRIDIDPASKEVFPGPNGIPFHLPTESTVTWKLKEGDFTWLKLKVADLKYQ; encoded by the coding sequence ATGCTCTCTTTTCTCACGTCTGCCCTGCTTCTGATGCATGGCCTGATCCACCTCATTGGATTCCGTCGCCAGGATTTATCACGTCCGGTGCGCTCTGCATGGCTGGTCTGCGCCGCTCTGTTTGTCGTATCGGCGATGCTGGTTTTGCTGACAGAAAGCTGGTGGATCGTGTCTACCGTCGCCCTGCTTCTCTCACAGAGTCTGATCGCATTTCACTGGAAAGACGCAAAGGCAGGCACGATCGTGAACGTCGCCGTGCTCGTTGTAATCCTGCTCGGTTATGGCGAGCATCGCTTCAACCGCCTTGCAGCAGACGAACTCAGCATTCTCGAAAGTAATCCTATCAGAAGCGGGAAGAATCCCGAAATCACGCAGGCCGACCTGAAGCACCTTCCTGCTCCCGTAGGTCGCTGGCTAACCCGCAGCGGCGTCGTCGGCCAGAGGCGCATCACCGGGCTGAGCCTGACACAGACGGGAGAGATGCGAACCACGCCTGACGGAAGCTGGATGCCTTTTACAGCGCGGCAGCAGTTTCGCGTCGATGCGCCGGGTTTTCTCTGGATGGTTAACGTAAAGGCCGCTCCGGGTATTGCTCTTCGCGGTCGCGATCTGCTTCATTCGGGAAGGGGAAGCATGAGAATCGAATTGCTGTCGCTTTTCCCGGTAGCCGATGCAAAAGGCCCGCAGATCGACCAGGGGGCCATCGTGCGCTTTCTTGCAGAAAGCATCTGGTTTCCCACGTCGGCCCTTGAGCCGTATATGTCGTGGACTGCGGTGAGTGACAGTCAGGCGCGCGTTACGCTGAAACAGAATGCTCAGACCGTTCATGCAGATTTCTTCTTCGATGCAAACGGCGACATCATCGCCATCGAGGCCGATCGTTATATGGATCGTAACGGCTCTTCTACGCTCGAACGCTGGCGCATCGACATCGATCCGGCGAGTAAAGAGGTCTTTCCCGGACCGAACGGCATCCCCTTTCATCTACCGACAGAGAGTACGGTTACCTGGAAACTGAAAGAGGGCGATTTCACCTGGCTCAAACTGAAGGTTGCGGATTTGAAATATCAGTGA
- a CDS encoding patatin-like phospholipase family protein → MQSPDFLYDVAHKDVQAPTIIKRRSYDGLSLNSAFFGFYAHAGFCSGLKQIGFRPSVIAGSSSGALIGSLIAAGIDADDIASMILALKKSDFWEGNRLTQLLKPLRHGLRRYSGMLSGAKIRSLLEPYIGGLDLSDFRIPMGVAVSNLTRGIRELRKSGNAIDLILASMTFPILFEIPVIDGDEFLDGGVVDSEPIKEMILDPSIKRIIIHDIENGRPVSDKALLRAFNGSSQIIQNETRELKDLLARKYGKQLIRIVTRTSYIHPGDMSEGRAAFEAGRQSALAHTPYLAKKKR, encoded by the coding sequence ATGCAAAGCCCGGATTTTCTCTATGACGTGGCCCATAAAGACGTGCAAGCGCCGACCATCATCAAACGCCGCTCCTACGACGGCCTTTCTTTAAACAGCGCCTTTTTCGGATTCTACGCACATGCAGGATTCTGCTCGGGCCTGAAACAGATCGGCTTCCGACCCTCCGTTATTGCCGGCTCCAGTTCCGGAGCGCTGATCGGTTCACTCATCGCCGCCGGCATTGATGCCGACGATATCGCGTCGATGATCCTTGCTCTGAAAAAATCCGATTTCTGGGAGGGGAATCGCCTCACTCAGTTGCTCAAGCCCCTCCGGCACGGCCTGCGACGTTATTCGGGAATGCTGAGCGGGGCGAAGATCCGTTCGCTGCTCGAACCGTATATCGGCGGCCTGGATCTATCGGATTTTCGTATTCCCATGGGCGTCGCCGTATCGAACCTCACGCGCGGAATTCGTGAGTTGCGCAAGTCGGGTAACGCCATCGACCTGATACTTGCATCGATGACCTTTCCTATTCTGTTTGAGATTCCTGTTATCGACGGCGACGAGTTTCTCGACGGTGGCGTCGTCGACTCCGAACCGATCAAAGAGATGATCCTTGATCCGTCTATCAAACGCATCATCATCCACGATATCGAAAACGGCCGCCCCGTCTCTGATAAGGCGTTGCTTCGTGCCTTCAACGGCTCTTCGCAGATCATCCAGAACGAAACGCGTGAGCTGAAGGATCTGCTTGCCCGTAAATACGGCAAACAACTGATTCGTATCGTTACCCGAACCTCGTATATTCATCCCGGCGATATGAGCGAGGGAAGAGCGGCCTTCGAAGCCGGGCGCCAGTCGGCGCTTGCGCATACGCCTTATCTTGCAAAGAAGAAGCGGTGA
- a CDS encoding pirin family protein produces MPPSILPARSEQIGVLPVKRALPRRECRSVGPFVFVDHMGPIDLPAGAGIDVPPHPHIGLSTLTYLYEGSMLHRDSLGTQIEILPGAVNWMTAGRGIAHSERSSPASRAKAERLHGIQIWVALRREDEECDPQFASYEAAAMPEFQSDGYTARLIAGAFEGRRSPILRDDMICIDLVLQKGSFALPLAEQLAVYVSSGQFSIEGQSVSTGDLVLISESELTISGEGRCMIFGGDALPEQRFFYWNFVSSSKDRIVRAKKEWQEQSGPFAPRLPDETDWLPLPEV; encoded by the coding sequence ATGCCACCAAGCATCCTGCCGGCGCGAAGCGAACAGATCGGCGTTCTACCCGTAAAGCGGGCCCTTCCGCGACGCGAATGTCGCTCGGTCGGGCCCTTTGTTTTCGTCGATCACATGGGGCCGATCGATCTGCCGGCCGGTGCTGGCATCGATGTTCCGCCGCATCCGCATATCGGGTTAAGCACGCTCACCTATCTTTATGAAGGGTCGATGCTGCACCGTGACAGCCTGGGAACGCAGATAGAGATCCTGCCGGGCGCCGTGAACTGGATGACGGCCGGACGTGGAATCGCTCACAGCGAACGGTCCTCGCCCGCCTCCCGCGCAAAAGCGGAACGTCTGCACGGTATACAGATCTGGGTGGCGCTGCGTCGCGAAGACGAAGAATGTGATCCACAATTCGCAAGCTATGAGGCAGCCGCTATGCCTGAGTTCCAGAGCGACGGTTATACAGCCCGACTCATCGCCGGCGCCTTTGAAGGCCGACGATCGCCGATTCTCAGAGACGATATGATCTGCATCGATCTCGTTTTACAGAAAGGATCGTTTGCGCTACCTTTAGCCGAACAGCTTGCCGTCTATGTCAGCTCGGGCCAGTTCAGTATCGAAGGCCAGAGCGTATCGACGGGCGATCTTGTTCTGATCAGCGAATCAGAGTTAACCATATCGGGAGAAGGGCGTTGCATGATTTTTGGAGGTGATGCGCTTCCCGAGCAGCGTTTCTTCTACTGGAATTTCGTCTCTTCCTCGAAAGACCGCATCGTGCGGGCGAAAAAAGAATGGCAGGAGCAGAGCGGGCCTTTCGCTCCACGCCTGCCCGACGAAACGGACTGGCTTCCTTTACCGGAAGTCTGA
- a CDS encoding dihydrofolate reductase family protein yields the protein MRKLIYHVAVTVDGFIARKNGSVDGFLMKGDHVDAYLEHLKEYDTVVMGRRTYEAGYDFGLRPGDIAYPNMKHFVVSKTLSFTQRHADLNIVGENAIEVIRSLKDTQGSSIYLCGGGSLAGSLLRSGMIDELLLKVNPVVFGEGIRLFDGVDTAVGLTPLNTTSYESGVVLNRYSIAIEKDSPVPGSDFR from the coding sequence GTGAGAAAGCTCATCTATCATGTGGCCGTCACCGTTGACGGCTTTATCGCGCGAAAAAACGGATCCGTCGACGGCTTCCTGATGAAGGGAGATCATGTCGACGCCTATCTCGAACATCTGAAAGAATACGATACGGTCGTCATGGGGCGCCGCACGTATGAGGCGGGCTATGATTTCGGTCTTCGGCCTGGCGATATAGCCTACCCTAACATGAAGCATTTCGTCGTTTCAAAGACGCTGTCTTTTACACAGAGGCATGCCGATCTGAATATCGTCGGCGAGAATGCGATCGAAGTGATACGAAGTCTTAAAGACACGCAGGGTTCTTCGATCTATTTATGCGGCGGGGGCAGCCTTGCCGGCTCGTTGCTACGCTCGGGTATGATCGATGAATTGCTTCTGAAAGTGAACCCCGTCGTTTTTGGCGAAGGGATCAGGCTGTTTGACGGTGTCGACACAGCTGTCGGATTGACCCCACTCAATACTACATCGTATGAAAGTGGAGTCGTTTTGAATCGATACTCGATCGCAATCGAAAAGGATTCACCGGTTCCGGGATCAGACTTCCGGTAA
- a CDS encoding OmpA family protein yields the protein MHRILFSVGSGYATGKQNVMTESGQAWMINSVLNSANSAQPVVLPAGEGQGSRYFPDRTILGYSYGDRFDVNYRRSTVDQKFDRSGSPAVLFLYPGNATYATSLFEGVRLMRFRHDSRFYEFGYFHRWTDKLRAGPVVAYHTYIEDLLISYGSYTLRSSAAATDPGLLTWAQGGDARLKYDMKGTAFGAGLKWDPLNSFRLTYHLYLINRSGNVSGGGYQLIQDRNQSGIESSRIEGLYQMGSASDKGMMHRIEAEYNYCRWSIAMGLERESWKRSYSSFNFLSNQSRDVSSKGNLIGLGEMSASSEGYRTELYLRVGVSAYFGDVAAPVIKKQEVVEEKAPEPAKKEEVAPENGVTDESSKYLNNVFDSIQKDYNEQGEVLEQTEKSFRALGIEVKKEVNEKGQTVNLQATIDGDISFKTGSAELTPKALEVVDKFGDAMNANPNTVSRVHGHTDTPGSKEGNRRLSQRRAESVRTALIQRKGIAASRILEVKGFADDRKIVQTNASEPRNRRTVIIIEYRK from the coding sequence GCTAACTCTGCGCAGCCCGTCGTCCTGCCGGCCGGCGAAGGCCAGGGCAGCCGCTATTTTCCCGACCGGACGATTCTCGGTTATTCGTATGGCGATCGATTCGATGTGAACTACCGCCGCAGCACCGTCGATCAGAAGTTCGACCGCAGCGGATCGCCGGCCGTTCTTTTTCTGTATCCTGGCAATGCGACGTATGCGACAAGCCTGTTCGAGGGCGTTCGCCTGATGCGATTCCGTCATGATTCCCGATTCTACGAGTTCGGCTACTTTCATCGCTGGACGGATAAACTGCGAGCCGGTCCCGTCGTCGCCTACCATACCTATATCGAAGATCTTTTGATCAGTTACGGATCCTATACGCTTCGCTCTTCGGCGGCAGCCACTGATCCGGGGCTGCTTACATGGGCGCAGGGCGGCGATGCTCGTTTAAAATACGATATGAAAGGAACGGCATTCGGCGCCGGCCTGAAATGGGATCCGCTGAATAGCTTCCGCCTGACCTACCACCTCTATCTCATTAACCGATCCGGGAACGTTTCGGGCGGCGGCTACCAGCTTATACAGGACAGGAATCAGAGCGGCATTGAAAGCAGTCGTATCGAGGGTCTTTATCAGATGGGCTCGGCCTCTGATAAAGGTATGATGCACAGAATCGAGGCCGAGTATAACTACTGTCGCTGGTCCATCGCTATGGGCCTTGAGCGCGAATCCTGGAAGCGCAGCTATTCGTCTTTTAACTTCCTCTCCAACCAGTCTCGCGATGTCAGTTCTAAGGGAAACCTCATCGGCCTCGGTGAGATGTCCGCTTCGTCAGAGGGGTACCGTACCGAACTCTATCTTCGCGTCGGCGTCTCTGCCTATTTCGGCGACGTCGCCGCTCCCGTTATAAAGAAGCAGGAAGTCGTCGAAGAGAAGGCGCCCGAACCGGCGAAGAAAGAAGAGGTCGCCCCGGAAAACGGCGTCACCGACGAATCGTCAAAGTATTTGAATAACGTCTTTGATTCGATACAAAAAGACTATAACGAGCAAGGCGAAGTGCTTGAGCAGACCGAGAAGTCCTTTCGAGCCCTCGGTATCGAGGTGAAGAAAGAGGTGAACGAGAAGGGACAGACCGTCAATCTTCAGGCGACGATTGACGGCGACATCTCGTTTAAAACGGGCAGCGCCGAGCTGACGCCGAAAGCTCTTGAGGTCGTCGACAAATTCGGTGATGCGATGAACGCGAATCCGAATACGGTTTCAAGGGTGCACGGACATACGGATACGCCCGGCTCAAAAGAAGGGAACCGACGCCTCAGCCAGCGCAGAGCGGAATCGGTGCGCACGGCTCTCATTCAAAGAAAGGGCATCGCAGCGAGTCGCATACTCGAGGTAAAAGGCTTTGCCGACGATCGCAAGATCGTTCAGACGAACGCCTCGGAACCGAGAAACCGTCGAACGGTTATCATTATCGAATACCGTAAATAA